One Polynucleobacter sp. MG-5-Ahmo-C2 genomic window carries:
- the rsmA gene encoding 16S rRNA (adenine(1518)-N(6)/adenine(1519)-N(6))-dimethyltransferase RsmA, whose amino-acid sequence MHRARKRFGQNFLQDDGIIYSIIALINPGPDMHVIEIGPGLGALTRPLLRNLDQLDLLEIDRDLVAYWNQQNLENLKVIEGDALKFDFLEWARDRSGKKGFCKVVGNLPYNISSPLLFHLVAAATEIDEQIFMLQAEVVERMVAKAGSTDFSRLSVMLQARYDMELVLEVPPEAFDPQPKVNSAVVRMIPRKNFSLSNAQWRALEQLVAAAFSQRRKMLRTNLQVFAERLNLTELELKARAQDISVDRYIEWAKVLAA is encoded by the coding sequence ATGCATCGCGCACGTAAACGTTTTGGCCAAAATTTTTTGCAGGACGATGGGATTATTTATTCCATCATAGCCTTAATTAATCCCGGCCCTGATATGCATGTCATCGAGATTGGACCAGGTCTTGGTGCTTTAACCAGACCTTTACTCAGAAATCTTGATCAACTTGACCTGCTCGAAATTGATCGTGATTTGGTTGCTTATTGGAATCAGCAAAACCTTGAGAACTTGAAAGTCATTGAGGGTGATGCCCTTAAATTCGATTTCTTAGAATGGGCTCGAGACCGCTCTGGCAAAAAAGGTTTTTGTAAAGTGGTGGGCAATTTACCTTATAACATTTCTTCGCCACTCCTATTCCATCTTGTTGCGGCGGCTACAGAAATTGATGAGCAGATATTTATGCTGCAAGCTGAAGTCGTTGAGCGAATGGTGGCAAAAGCAGGAAGCACTGATTTCAGTAGATTATCAGTAATGCTTCAAGCGCGTTACGATATGGAGCTTGTGCTTGAAGTGCCTCCCGAGGCTTTTGATCCACAGCCAAAGGTGAACTCTGCTGTAGTGCGCATGATTCCACGCAAGAACTTCAGCCTGAGTAATGCTCAGTGGCGCGCCCTAGAGCAGCTGGTGGCAGCTGCCTTCTCCCAAAGAAGAAAAATGTTACGCACCAACTTACAAGTTTTTGCAGAGAGGCTAAATTTGACTGAACTTGAACTTAAGGCGCGGGCTCAAGATATATCAGTTGATCGCTATATTGAGTGGGCTAAAGTTTTAGCTGCTTAA
- the glyS gene encoding glycine--tRNA ligase subunit beta, whose product MSTNTWLSQPATLLIEVFTEELPPKSLRRLGEAFSDGIFAALKVAGLASESSKVISFATPRRLAVQVSNVLDQAPDYPIREKLLPTSIAFDAQGKATPPLLKKLASLGYADVDIGTLEKAGEGKNEALYLNVIAKGASLEQTAQTALEQTLNKLPIAKMMHYQVLQRDGQLADVEFARPAHRIIALHGNQTLNISSLGINAGNQTEGHRFLAPGPLTISSADQYENDLQTKAKVIPSFHQRRAQIEAALLKAAGTDLVLMPDSLLDEVTALVEWPAIHECHFDQEFLEVPQECLILTMQTNQKYFALTDKQGRLRNRFLIVSNIETAKPEAIISGNERVVRPRLSDARFFFQQDQKRPLASRVADLGKVVYHNQLGSQLERTKRVQSLASNIAKKLNADEKLASRAAEIAKTDLLSDMVGEFPELQGIMGRYYATHDGENSEVAAACSEHYMPRFAGDTLPQTQTGTILAIADKLETLVGIWGVGLAPTGDKDPYALRRHALGICRLLLEKNLSLSLPALIELARAQFLQKDVQEKANAAAIYEFIIDRLRAYLRDQSVSGKPFTSAEIDAVLSQEPAQINDLIERLTALREFNALPEAAQLAAANKRISNILKKTTTDIPAKCSSKLLQIPAEATLNKTLEEITPALNEAYKQRQYVDLLKALVALSAPIDQFFADVMVMDPNPELRDNRLALLQQLHQKMNLVADLGKLA is encoded by the coding sequence ATGAGCACAAATACTTGGCTTTCTCAGCCTGCTACTTTATTGATTGAAGTATTTACTGAGGAATTGCCTCCAAAATCACTACGTCGCTTAGGTGAAGCTTTCAGTGATGGAATTTTTGCTGCATTAAAAGTTGCTGGCCTAGCCAGCGAATCATCGAAAGTAATCAGCTTTGCGACGCCGCGTCGCCTAGCAGTTCAAGTAAGTAATGTTCTTGATCAAGCACCAGACTATCCAATACGTGAAAAACTATTGCCGACCAGTATTGCATTTGATGCTCAAGGAAAAGCGACGCCGCCTTTACTTAAAAAATTAGCCTCGCTTGGTTATGCCGATGTTGACATTGGCACACTTGAGAAGGCGGGCGAAGGTAAAAACGAGGCTCTCTACCTAAATGTCATTGCTAAAGGTGCATCGCTAGAACAAACTGCACAAACTGCACTTGAGCAAACACTCAATAAATTGCCTATCGCTAAAATGATGCACTATCAAGTGCTTCAGAGAGATGGTCAATTAGCAGACGTTGAATTTGCCCGTCCAGCCCATCGGATTATTGCTTTACATGGTAATCAGACCCTCAATATCAGCAGCTTAGGTATTAATGCCGGCAACCAGACTGAGGGGCATCGTTTCTTGGCTCCAGGCCCTCTGACCATATCCAGTGCAGACCAATATGAAAATGATCTACAAACCAAAGCCAAGGTAATTCCAAGCTTTCATCAGCGCAGAGCCCAAATTGAGGCAGCACTCTTAAAAGCCGCTGGCACTGACTTGGTTTTAATGCCTGATAGCCTGCTAGATGAAGTGACCGCTTTAGTTGAATGGCCAGCTATCCACGAATGCCACTTTGATCAAGAATTTTTAGAGGTTCCCCAAGAATGCTTGATTTTGACAATGCAAACCAATCAAAAGTACTTTGCGTTGACAGACAAACAAGGCAGGTTGCGCAATCGCTTTTTGATTGTTTCTAATATTGAAACGGCCAAGCCAGAGGCCATCATCTCCGGTAATGAGCGGGTTGTCCGTCCTCGACTTTCAGATGCCCGCTTCTTCTTCCAGCAAGATCAAAAGCGCCCCCTAGCTTCACGCGTTGCTGATCTTGGCAAGGTGGTTTACCACAATCAATTGGGTAGTCAGCTTGAGCGCACTAAGCGCGTTCAAAGCCTCGCATCTAATATTGCAAAAAAACTCAATGCGGATGAAAAGCTGGCAAGTCGTGCAGCAGAAATTGCAAAGACTGACTTACTAAGCGATATGGTTGGCGAGTTCCCTGAGTTACAAGGCATCATGGGAAGATACTACGCAACGCACGATGGAGAAAATTCTGAAGTAGCTGCAGCATGCAGTGAACACTATATGCCACGCTTTGCGGGTGACACATTGCCCCAGACCCAGACCGGCACAATCTTGGCTATTGCTGACAAGCTTGAAACCCTTGTGGGCATTTGGGGCGTTGGGCTTGCGCCTACGGGCGATAAAGATCCCTATGCATTACGTCGCCATGCCTTAGGCATCTGTCGTTTGCTCTTAGAAAAGAATCTCTCTCTAAGCTTGCCTGCGTTAATTGAATTGGCTCGAGCACAGTTCCTGCAAAAAGATGTACAGGAGAAAGCAAATGCCGCAGCGATCTATGAATTCATTATTGATCGCTTACGCGCTTATCTACGCGACCAGTCAGTTTCTGGAAAACCATTCACTAGCGCTGAAATCGATGCCGTTCTCAGCCAAGAGCCAGCACAGATTAATGATTTAATCGAACGCTTAACTGCTTTGCGCGAATTTAACGCTCTTCCTGAAGCAGCTCAGCTAGCTGCCGCAAATAAACGCATTAGCAATATTCTAAAAAAGACAACGACTGATATTCCGGCAAAATGTTCTAGCAAGTTATTGCAAATTCCGGCTGAAGCCACCCTCAATAAGACCTTAGAGGAAATCACCCCTGCGCTAAATGAAGCCTATAAACAAAGACAGTATGTTGATCTCTTGAAGGCACTTGTTGCCTTAAGCGCACCGATTGACCAGTTCTTTGCTGATGTAATGGTGATGGATCCAAACCCCGAGTTACGCGATAACCGCCTTGCTCTCCTGCAACAACTTCACCAGAAAATGAATCTCGTTGCCGACCTCGGCAAATTAGCATGA
- a CDS encoding peptidylprolyl isomerase, with protein sequence MMLRRNRLKQILTTALVLGATSFAGIASSQDPSKGGITADSKIRNIDGVAAVVNTGYVTRKEIDDRITTLQKQGVKLPEGANLRKLILDRLIIEKIQLQNAEQEGMVVTNKELDKIIGDIAAKNKLSYAEFKAKVITTGMSFERYKETLRDDIVVSRFRERSVETKIKISDAEIDNFISDRMRAMAGDAQRSAPPVKGGPEEIAVAQIFIPADAGAGSQAEAKKQAEALLRDARGDADFLQLGAAAAKENPKIKFQELGYRTPDRLPQLFYEAIRNTGSGQVANAVVKSPAGYHVLKVLDRRAISAAPAQQQSTTQEPASTAPQNIPITQTMARHILLKNRPGLTDQDAERRLQGYRDQVRAKTADFGDLAKKFSEDGSAPNGGNLGWMGPGDLVPEFEQAMNRLQIGEVSNPVKSEFGWHLIQVLERREAQLTVEKQREFARAAIRERKFEQAYQDWLRELRDTATVKILNVDDAASAAPR encoded by the coding sequence ATGATGCTTCGTAGGAATCGCCTGAAACAGATCCTAACTACTGCCCTTGTTTTGGGGGCAACTTCTTTTGCAGGCATTGCAAGTTCTCAAGACCCTTCCAAAGGCGGCATTACAGCAGATAGCAAGATTCGGAATATCGATGGCGTCGCTGCAGTGGTGAACACGGGTTATGTAACCCGCAAAGAAATTGATGACCGAATTACGACCCTTCAAAAGCAGGGGGTCAAACTACCAGAGGGCGCTAACTTACGAAAACTAATTTTAGATCGTTTAATTATTGAAAAAATTCAATTACAAAATGCCGAGCAAGAAGGCATGGTGGTAACCAATAAAGAGTTGGACAAAATTATTGGGGATATTGCTGCTAAAAATAAATTAAGTTACGCTGAGTTCAAAGCAAAAGTAATTACCACTGGAATGTCATTTGAGCGCTACAAAGAGACCTTGCGAGATGACATTGTTGTTAGTCGCTTTCGCGAGCGTTCTGTAGAGACGAAAATCAAGATTTCTGATGCGGAAATAGACAATTTCATTTCTGATCGCATGCGTGCTATGGCTGGTGACGCCCAACGTTCTGCTCCTCCAGTGAAGGGTGGACCTGAAGAGATTGCTGTTGCGCAGATTTTTATTCCAGCGGATGCTGGAGCTGGGTCACAGGCTGAGGCAAAGAAGCAAGCAGAAGCTCTGTTACGTGATGCAAGAGGTGATGCGGATTTTTTACAACTCGGCGCTGCTGCTGCAAAAGAAAACCCCAAAATTAAATTTCAAGAATTGGGGTATCGCACTCCAGATCGCCTGCCACAATTATTCTATGAGGCTATCCGAAATACTGGTAGCGGCCAAGTTGCTAACGCTGTTGTTAAGAGCCCTGCGGGATATCACGTTCTAAAAGTATTGGATCGTCGCGCAATCAGTGCGGCTCCCGCACAGCAGCAGTCTACAACGCAAGAGCCTGCGTCAACAGCGCCTCAAAATATTCCCATTACACAGACAATGGCGCGCCATATTTTGTTGAAAAATAGACCGGGTCTGACTGATCAAGACGCTGAGAGACGTTTACAGGGATATCGCGATCAAGTGCGCGCTAAGACAGCAGATTTTGGTGACTTAGCTAAAAAATTCTCTGAAGACGGGTCAGCCCCAAATGGTGGGAATCTAGGCTGGATGGGGCCTGGTGATTTGGTGCCTGAATTTGAGCAGGCAATGAATCGACTCCAAATTGGAGAAGTGAGCAATCCAGTTAAATCTGAATTTGGTTGGCACTTAATTCAGGTGCTTGAGCGTCGTGAAGCGCAACTGACGGTAGAAAAGCAGCGCGAGTTTGCTCGTGCAGCTATCCGCGAAAGAAAATTTGAACAAGCCTATCAGGATTGGCTGCGTGAGCTACGAGATACTGCAACAGTCAAAATCTTGAATGTGGATGATGCAGCCAGCGCCGCACCTCGTTAA
- the pdxA gene encoding 4-hydroxythreonine-4-phosphate dehydrogenase PdxA, translating into MMQPAPHLVKLVITTGDPAGVGPEVSLAAAKDFLGEQAHSQITLLGDASLFKDSSGKTANLFDRLKIDSVPLVSPALPGVLNPANAQYVFNLLDQATDACIRGDFDGMVTAPVQKSVMNIAGIPFTGHTEYLAQRCSRNHVVMMLCAPLPLGFLGIKSRKDLRVALASTHMPLKDVSAYLSYELLLETIQIVNQDLKEKFGITRPRIRVAGLNPHAGEAGYLGGEEIEVIAPAIESAKQQGIAVSGPYPGDTMFDAHSLEEVDAFIAMYHDQGLAPFKFVTFGGGVNVTLGLPIIRTSVDHGTALDIAGKGIADSGSMLEALRLAYELALNTRTQAK; encoded by the coding sequence ATGATGCAGCCAGCGCCGCACCTCGTTAAATTAGTAATCACCACTGGCGATCCAGCCGGTGTGGGGCCTGAAGTTTCTCTTGCTGCCGCAAAAGATTTTTTGGGCGAACAAGCTCATTCGCAGATTACCTTATTGGGCGATGCCAGCTTATTTAAAGATTCTTCAGGTAAAACAGCAAATTTATTCGATCGCTTGAAAATAGATTCAGTCCCGCTTGTATCGCCTGCCTTGCCGGGGGTACTTAATCCAGCAAATGCTCAATATGTCTTTAATCTTTTAGATCAAGCAACCGACGCTTGTATTCGTGGGGATTTTGATGGAATGGTTACTGCGCCCGTTCAAAAGAGTGTAATGAATATTGCGGGCATTCCTTTTACTGGCCATACAGAATATTTAGCACAACGTTGCAGCAGAAACCATGTTGTCATGATGCTATGTGCCCCCTTGCCACTTGGTTTCTTAGGTATTAAATCTCGGAAGGATTTAAGGGTTGCTTTGGCAAGTACACACATGCCATTGAAAGATGTTTCAGCCTACTTAAGTTATGAACTCTTGCTTGAAACGATTCAGATAGTAAACCAAGACCTAAAAGAAAAATTCGGCATAACTAGGCCGAGAATACGTGTTGCTGGCCTTAATCCCCATGCTGGAGAGGCTGGGTATTTGGGGGGCGAAGAGATTGAGGTGATTGCGCCTGCGATTGAGTCAGCTAAACAGCAGGGGATAGCAGTTTCTGGGCCATATCCCGGGGATACTATGTTTGATGCCCATTCGCTTGAGGAGGTTGATGCATTTATAGCCATGTATCACGATCAAGGATTAGCGCCATTCAAATTTGTGACATTTGGTGGTGGCGTGAACGTCACTTTAGGTTTGCCAATTATTCGCACCTCGGTTGATCATGGCACTGCTTTGGATATTGCCGGAAAAGGAATTGCTGATTCTGGCAGCATGTTGGAAGCCTTGCGTTTGGCTTATGAGCTTGCTTTAAATACAAGAACTCAAGCTAAGTAA
- a CDS encoding aminoglycoside phosphotransferase family protein, which translates to MTDSRLNTLRSWLKALQPSWQLDLHTLTPASADASFRRYFRIESKNPDFGTLIVMDAPPQYEPLDAFIKVDLLLSDAGLNVPKILEKNIVEGFLLLNDLGTKTYLAELTPESADHLYQDATHALVQMQLASKPNVLPSYDEVLLKRELDLFPEWYLKKHLHIQLNAQQQAQLNQSFEFIIENNLTQAKVYVHRDYHSRNLMVGEKNNPGVIDFQDAVYGPITYDAASLWRDAYIAWPEERVIDWVIKFWEEGRKAGLPMPDDFGQFYRDFEWMGLQRHLKVLGIFARLFHRDGKDGYLKDIPLVLKYAIATANRYIELKPLARILESTRPNEE; encoded by the coding sequence ATGACTGACTCTCGCTTAAACACCCTCCGCAGTTGGCTAAAAGCCCTGCAGCCTAGCTGGCAATTAGATCTCCACACCTTGACCCCGGCCTCAGCAGATGCCAGCTTTAGACGCTATTTCCGTATTGAGTCCAAAAACCCCGATTTTGGGACCCTGATTGTGATGGATGCGCCGCCCCAATATGAGCCTTTAGATGCTTTTATCAAAGTCGATTTATTGCTGTCTGATGCAGGTCTAAACGTTCCAAAAATACTCGAAAAAAATATTGTCGAGGGCTTTCTTTTATTAAATGATTTGGGTACTAAAACCTATCTTGCAGAGCTAACTCCCGAAAGCGCAGATCATCTGTACCAAGATGCAACTCATGCCTTAGTGCAGATGCAATTGGCGAGTAAACCTAATGTACTACCAAGCTACGATGAAGTGTTACTAAAACGCGAGTTAGATTTATTTCCTGAATGGTATTTGAAGAAACATCTCCATATTCAATTAAACGCTCAACAGCAAGCCCAACTCAATCAGTCTTTTGAATTCATTATTGAAAATAACCTCACGCAAGCAAAAGTTTATGTTCATCGCGATTACCATTCGCGCAATTTAATGGTGGGCGAAAAAAATAATCCTGGTGTGATTGACTTTCAAGATGCAGTTTATGGTCCCATTACTTACGATGCCGCCTCTTTGTGGCGCGATGCATATATAGCCTGGCCTGAAGAGCGTGTGATTGACTGGGTGATTAAATTCTGGGAAGAGGGTCGTAAGGCCGGTCTTCCAATGCCAGACGACTTTGGTCAGTTCTATCGTGATTTCGAGTGGATGGGACTACAGCGTCACTTGAAGGTTCTAGGCATTTTTGCAAGACTTTTTCACCGCGACGGCAAAGATGGTTACCTGAAAGATATCCCTTTAGTATTGAAATATGCCATTGCCACTGCCAATCGATACATTGAATTGAAGCCACTAGCGCGCATTTTGGAGTCAACCCGCCCAAATGAAGAATGA
- a CDS encoding LPS-assembly protein LptD, translating to MSHYRRRAGLCAPLFLAITPRVIMGVILLQFALPIQAQAPAPLPPLSQSNTNTVLLPDRGNVTILKLDDQLRVGKPIEDGKALTFTSSDSIDGVVERDMHLKGRAQIRRNGAVLKADEITYNPDTDIADLLGNAELSKGNVTFKGPKGQFKVDAREGAMETPTYDLRDSRGSGKAKKLTVESPDVFVFDKATYTTCTPENMDWYFTASTLEIDNEQKEMAGTHGVMRFFDVPIAYVPYFTAPTGGQRRTGLLAPVAGYNSNNGLDITQPYYVNIAPNRDLLLLPRYMNHRGTMLGAQYRFLDSKDSGTVMGEFLPYDKQTGTDRWKYDWQQRQIFSGGVGPGGAPLPGAWSGYANVARVSDNLYPTQFSQSIAGAVTNQFRQEVGTTKGLTGSLSNWNVSARALTFQTLQPDPAVTVQAPYNVLPNITAAYNNRLTPTASDASGKYVTLPTGPATSFSTDFTRFAYNIQGHLAATAPGVYSQADRTVVKGAMSLPQVTPGYYITPKVSFQSNNYNATPFNNVGALPAQGFTIPTFSLDSGLAFERDAAELKGFFGRDMLLTMEPRAFYVYTPYQSQAQTPIFDTADAGFGVSQIFAENTYIGNDRIADRNAATIGMTSRMIEANTGAERANITLAQQQQFTGQKVGLNGNVVNPTTYSDTLGSGSVRLLGNFSADVFGQYNTQLNRFVQTTVGGSWRPTPGRSLNFGWRNVWSPPVEASLQNNQAYVPSATTTDQYNISGQWPLTREVSVLGRWGYDALTTRTLNTLVGLEWTRDCWTFRGAYSQMLNTSVITTTQVLFQIEFRGFASAGSNPVDIMKLNVPGYMPTSKIIPPSIYENYQ from the coding sequence ATGAGTCATTATCGCCGTCGCGCCGGCCTTTGCGCCCCTCTTTTTTTGGCTATAACCCCGCGCGTAATCATGGGGGTGATATTGCTTCAATTCGCGCTCCCAATTCAGGCGCAGGCACCCGCTCCATTGCCCCCACTTTCACAGTCCAACACCAATACTGTTTTGTTACCAGATCGTGGCAATGTCACTATTTTAAAGTTGGATGATCAGCTGCGTGTAGGTAAGCCAATTGAGGATGGTAAAGCGCTGACCTTTACATCTAGTGATTCAATCGATGGCGTTGTAGAGCGTGATATGCATTTAAAAGGTCGCGCGCAAATTCGTCGTAATGGCGCAGTCCTCAAGGCCGATGAAATCACTTACAACCCAGATACTGATATTGCAGATTTGCTTGGTAATGCTGAGCTCTCAAAAGGGAACGTTACTTTCAAGGGCCCTAAAGGGCAATTTAAAGTTGATGCGCGTGAAGGCGCGATGGAGACTCCCACTTATGATCTGCGAGATAGTCGCGGAAGCGGCAAGGCAAAAAAATTAACAGTTGAGAGCCCAGATGTTTTTGTCTTTGATAAGGCAACCTACACCACTTGCACTCCGGAAAACATGGATTGGTATTTTACGGCGAGCACTTTAGAAATTGATAACGAGCAGAAGGAGATGGCCGGTACGCATGGCGTTATGCGATTCTTTGATGTGCCGATTGCTTATGTTCCTTATTTCACTGCGCCAACGGGCGGCCAGCGCCGCACAGGCCTTTTAGCTCCAGTTGCAGGGTACAACTCAAACAATGGTCTAGATATTACGCAGCCATATTATGTGAATATTGCGCCTAATCGTGACTTGTTGTTGTTACCTCGTTATATGAATCATCGTGGCACGATGTTGGGAGCCCAATACCGTTTTTTAGACAGTAAAGATTCTGGAACAGTGATGGGCGAGTTTCTGCCGTACGATAAACAGACTGGAACGGATCGATGGAAGTACGATTGGCAGCAGCGTCAAATTTTCAGTGGCGGAGTTGGGCCTGGTGGCGCTCCTTTGCCCGGCGCATGGTCAGGATATGCAAACGTTGCTAGGGTTTCAGATAATCTATATCCGACACAATTCTCGCAAAGTATTGCAGGAGCGGTAACCAATCAGTTTCGACAAGAAGTTGGAACTACCAAGGGCCTTACGGGAAGTTTAAGTAATTGGAATGTATCAGCAAGAGCGTTAACGTTTCAAACCCTTCAGCCTGATCCTGCTGTCACAGTGCAGGCGCCTTATAACGTTTTGCCGAATATTACTGCAGCCTATAACAATCGCTTGACTCCAACAGCCTCAGATGCGAGCGGCAAATATGTCACCTTACCCACAGGCCCTGCTACTTCATTTTCTACAGATTTCACGCGATTTGCATACAACATTCAAGGGCATCTAGCCGCTACTGCCCCTGGCGTATATAGCCAAGCGGATAGAACAGTAGTCAAGGGTGCCATGTCTCTTCCGCAGGTGACACCTGGTTATTACATCACCCCTAAGGTGAGTTTTCAATCCAATAACTACAACGCCACTCCATTTAATAATGTTGGCGCATTACCAGCGCAGGGTTTCACTATTCCAACATTTAGTTTGGATTCTGGTTTGGCATTCGAACGAGATGCGGCTGAGCTCAAAGGTTTCTTTGGGCGTGATATGTTGCTTACTATGGAGCCAAGAGCTTTTTATGTGTATACGCCATATCAAAGTCAGGCTCAGACCCCAATTTTCGATACGGCGGATGCGGGCTTCGGCGTATCCCAAATCTTTGCTGAAAACACATACATTGGTAATGACCGTATTGCCGATAGAAATGCAGCAACGATAGGTATGACTAGTAGGATGATTGAGGCAAATACTGGTGCTGAGCGAGCTAATATAACGCTGGCACAACAACAGCAATTCACCGGCCAAAAAGTTGGTTTAAATGGCAACGTCGTAAACCCTACGACCTATTCTGATACTTTGGGCTCTGGTTCTGTCCGTTTACTTGGAAATTTCAGTGCTGATGTGTTTGGTCAGTACAACACACAGCTCAATCGCTTTGTTCAGACAACTGTAGGCGGCAGTTGGCGTCCCACCCCCGGCCGAAGCCTCAATTTTGGCTGGCGTAACGTCTGGTCACCTCCGGTTGAGGCATCCTTACAAAATAATCAGGCCTATGTCCCCTCTGCGACCACAACCGATCAGTACAATATCTCTGGTCAATGGCCTCTGACCCGAGAAGTATCGGTATTGGGGCGCTGGGGCTACGATGCGTTGACTACTAGAACCTTGAATACTCTGGTTGGTTTGGAGTGGACACGAGATTGCTGGACCTTCCGCGGTGCGTACTCTCAGATGCTAAATACCTCAGTGATTACTACCACTCAAGTACTCTTCCAAATAGAATTTAGGGGTTTTGCTAGCGCTGGTAGCAACCCAGTTGATATCATGAAGTTAAATGTGCCTGGATATATGCCGACTTCAAAGATTATTCCACCTTCAATATATGAGAACTATCAATGA
- the gmhB gene encoding D-glycero-beta-D-manno-heptose 1,7-bisphosphate 7-phosphatase, translating to MSISSSKLIILDRDGVINEDRDDYVKSVDEWVPLPGSLEAIALLNQAGYQIAIATNQSGLSRGYFSINDLHAMHNKMDKLLQPLGGHIDSIFFCPHLDSHGCDCRKPAPGLMKEIALRYKKSGNTQALLGVPIVGDSLRDLEAGIALGATPHLVLTGKGQKTFDKGNLPEGTQIHRDLMAFANSLLVDKI from the coding sequence ATGAGCATCAGCTCTTCTAAACTCATCATTCTCGATCGTGATGGCGTGATCAACGAAGATCGTGATGATTATGTGAAATCTGTTGATGAATGGGTTCCGCTACCGGGCAGCTTGGAAGCAATAGCGCTACTGAATCAAGCGGGCTACCAAATTGCAATTGCAACCAATCAATCAGGCTTATCTAGGGGATATTTTTCAATCAATGATTTGCATGCTATGCATAACAAGATGGATAAGCTGCTTCAACCCCTGGGTGGTCATATTGATAGCATCTTTTTTTGTCCACACCTTGATTCTCATGGCTGTGATTGCCGTAAGCCTGCGCCCGGACTCATGAAAGAAATTGCTTTGCGTTATAAAAAATCTGGAAATACACAAGCCCTCTTGGGTGTACCCATCGTCGGCGACTCCTTACGCGATCTAGAGGCTGGAATTGCCCTCGGGGCCACGCCCCATCTAGTTTTGACTGGTAAAGGTCAAAAGACTTTTGATAAGGGTAATTTACCGGAAGGCACACAAATTCACAGAGATTTGATGGCGTTTGCAAACTCGCTTCTAGTGGACAAGATCTAA
- a CDS encoding 1-acyl-sn-glycerol-3-phosphate acyltransferase, whose protein sequence is MIYLRSTLFTLFLLIFTPIWSVLCMLAFPFLTPENRYSFIGLWNKVVIWLVWHLCGIRYEIRGMKHMHAVLDQPVIILSKHQSAYETIAYIALLPKQLCFVFKRELLWIPFFGWALALLKMIHINRANKQTAALSVASQGRKRLSEGKWIMLFPEGTRTPRGSTKPYRKGGARLASATGALVIPIAHNAGNFWPKNSFLKQPGTVIFSIGPAILSEGKSGEDLQQEVEGWIESEMRVIDPGAYK, encoded by the coding sequence ATGATTTATCTTCGCTCCACCCTATTTACCTTATTTCTGTTGATCTTTACTCCAATTTGGTCAGTGCTCTGCATGCTGGCATTCCCTTTTCTCACCCCAGAAAACCGTTATAGTTTTATCGGCCTTTGGAACAAAGTGGTTATTTGGCTTGTATGGCACCTGTGCGGTATTCGTTATGAAATTCGCGGCATGAAACATATGCATGCAGTGCTTGATCAACCTGTCATCATTCTGAGTAAGCATCAATCTGCCTATGAAACGATTGCTTATATTGCACTCCTTCCAAAACAGCTCTGCTTTGTCTTTAAACGTGAGCTACTGTGGATTCCTTTTTTTGGCTGGGCTTTAGCCTTGCTGAAAATGATTCATATTAATCGAGCGAATAAGCAAACAGCTGCACTCTCAGTCGCTAGCCAGGGTCGTAAACGCCTTAGCGAAGGCAAATGGATCATGCTATTCCCGGAAGGCACCAGAACTCCACGGGGCTCAACTAAGCCCTATCGTAAAGGCGGAGCCCGTCTCGCAAGCGCTACGGGTGCATTGGTCATTCCAATTGCTCATAACGCAGGCAATTTCTGGCCTAAGAACAGCTTTTTAAAGCAGCCTGGCACTGTGATTTTTTCGATTGGGCCAGCCATTCTTTCTGAAGGTAAATCAGGGGAAGATCTACAGCAAGAAGTAGAAGGCTGGATCGAATCTGAGATGCGCGTGATTGATCCAGGCGCCTATAAATAA